DNA from Roseimicrobium sp. ORNL1:
AGGCTCATGGTCCAATGTGAAGGGCCTGCCGATGGAGCGGTTGAATGAGGAACTGAGTCGGTTTTTGAGTGTGAGCTGAGCTGGGTAGCTTGAGAACTTGAAGTTCCTGCCTCCTCACGATGAAAAAGATCTACATCTTGGAGCCGGAGGTGCCTGGAGGACTTGGGCCACGCACTCAAATGGACCGTAGTGTTCATCCACCGAGGGTTGAGCTCTTGCATTTCATTTTCGATGGCTGGCTTGGCGACCAACTCGTCGAGAGCTTCCCCTGTTATTTGATCACGCCGGGCCTGGCCGAATTGCTTGCCGCTGCTGGAGTGACTGGATTCGAACTGGCAGAGGCTGAAATCGAGACGAGTGAGCAGTTTAGAGAACTGTATCCAGAACGCGTGCTCCCCCCTTTCAAATGGCTTCAAATCGTGGGCACACCTGCCAAAAGCGACATCTACCTTACCTCGGACAATCGCTTGGCCGGTTCTCAAAAGACACTGGATGTGGTCTTGGCTACGAATCCAAAGGGTTTTGAATTTCGCGAAGCATAGAGCGCTGCTTAGGAGTTTGGTGCGGAGTCCTCCTCCCCCAGCGCCTCCCTCCTCAGTGACTCCGTGTCCCACGCCTCATCCGTGGGACGTTCCCGCACCTCCGCATCCACCGCGAAGAGCTTCTCCATTTCCGCGATCTGGTCGCGTGCGGCATTCACATATTCATCGCCGTCCTTGTGTTCGAACCACACCTCGGCCATGCAACGAATGTTGCCCTCATCAAAATCACGGAACTTCTTCGCAGCATGGTGGGCCTCATGTGCGGGGATGCCCAGGAGGCGCAGTGCCTCGGTGCCGAGGTCCAGCGAACTGCCCAAGGTCTCGCGGTAAATGTAGTGCGCGCCGCGACGTACCATCTCATACGCGTGAAGGCGCCCCGAAGCCCGCGCGAGGATCGTGAGGTGCGGGAACTGATGCTTCACGGTCTCAATGATCTTCAGGCTCTTTTCTTCGTCATCAATGGCGAGGATGAAGAGCTTGGCCTTCGCAGCACCGGCACTGTGCAGCAGGTCCAGGCGACTGGCATCGCCGTAGAAGAGCTTCATGCCCATACGGCGCAGAAAGTCCACCTGCTCCGAATCCAGGTCCAGGACGGTGGATTCGATGCCATTCACCGCAAGAAGGCGGCCCACGATGTGGCCAAACCTGCCATAGCCTGCGATGAGCACCGGGTTGTCAGTCTCGGGAATCGCATCCGCCTCACGTTCGTTCTCGCGCTTCTGCAGGCGTGGATGCAGCAACTTCTCGTAAATCAAAAGCAGGATGGGTGTGACTGCCATGCTGAGTGCCACCACGGCGGTGAGCTTGTTAGCGAGCGCACCGGGAAGCGCGCCACCTGACTGCGCGACGGAGAAAAGCACAAAGCAGAATTCGCCACCCTGCGAGAGCGCACAGGCCATGAGCAGGCTTTCTGGAAGACACAGCCCACTGAAACGCGCCACGAGGAAAAGCACGATTCCCTTCAGCAGGACCATGCCGGCAATCCACAGCGCAATCTCACCTGGTTGCGATGCGACAAGCGCGAAGTCGATGCTCGCGCCCACAGCGATGAAGAAGATGCCCAGCAGCAGTCCTTTGAACGGCTCAAGGTCGGACTCCAGTTCATGGCGGAATTCACTTTCTGCCAGCACCACGCCCGCGAGGAAGGTGCCCAGAGCCGCGCTGAGTCCCACGGCCTGCATCAGCAATGCCGTGCCCACCACCAGAAGCAGCGCGGTGGCCGTGAACATTTCCCGCAACTGCGTCTTCGCGATGTAGCGGAAGATGGGACGGATGAGATAACGCCCCCCTCCGACAATCAGTGCCACCGCTCCAAACGTCAGCAGGGCCTGTTGCCATCCCGGGAGATTCTCAGCGAACCCATGGCCGTGCGCGTGTTCGGCCTCAGGCTTGGCCGCATGACTGGAAAGCAGTGGCAGCACCGCAAGCAACGGAATGACCGCGAGATCCTGGAAGAGCAGGATGGCGAAGCTGGACTGCCCCGCGTTGGTCTTCATGAGCCCCTTCTCTGCCAGGCTCTGCAGCGCGATGGCGGTGGAGGACATCGCCAGGATGAGGCCGGCGGCGATGGCCTGTTTGCCGGGATACTGCATGGCCCATCCTGCGAGAGCGATCACAGCACCAGTACCCAGCACCTGCGCGCCTCCCATGCCAAGCACGGGGCCACGCAGACGCCACAGCAACTTTGGTTGCAACTCCAGACCCACGAGGAAGAGCATCATCACCACGCCGAACTCGGCGAAGTGCATCACGTCCTGCCCTTCCTTCCCAATGAAACCCATGGCGAAGGGGCCAATCAAGGCGCCGGCAATCAGGTAGCCGAGCACCGAGCCCATGCCCAGACGCTTGGCCACGGGCACGGACACCACAGCGGCTAGCAGGTAGATGAAAGCTTGGGCGAGGAAGGACTCGAGATGCATGGTCGCTTGGCGGGTGGCTACAGCTTACAGCTCAAGGTTTAAGGTGTCTGCTCCCAGCAGATCCGCGGCGGTCAGTTGGCCATCACGCAGCTTCTGCAGGAGTAACCGATATTGTCGCGCATGCTCGTGCAATTCCAGATCACTGATGCGAAACGAGCTGTGCACCACGAGTGGTGGCAGGAAAGTCATGCCGCACAGCATGGCCGTCTGCTCCAGCGGAGCGAGAAGCTGGCGGATGGTGTAGCGATTCTGCCCCGCGCAGCAATACGTCTCAGCGCTGCCGCCGGTGCTCATCACATGCATCCACCATTTGTCACACAAGGCGGTACCGCCTTGTCCGTAAGCCCAGCCATGTTCGAGCACCAGGTCCTCCCACTGCTTCAGTATCGCAGGCGTGGAGTACCAGTAGAAGGGATGCTGGCAGATGATGATGTCATGCTGCGCGAGGAGTTCCTGTTCCCGTGGCACGTTGATGTAGAAGTCGGGATACGCCTCGTAGAGATCGTGGAAGGTCACGCCCTCCATATCACGCACGGCATCCGCCAGCGCCCGCTGGATGCGCGAGCGGCGCAGGCGCGGGTGTGCGAAGAGGACGAGGATGCGTTTCATGATGCTGAAGGGACGGGTTACGCGGACGTTTGATGCGTCCAAAACACCGGTGGTGGCCGATCTTCTTGGGCGTTCTTGTCTCTTGTCAAAGACAAGGCCAATGAGCAAGCTCTGAACCATGAAAACTCGCCACTTCCTCTTCGGGTGCGCCCTTACCGCTGCCCTGTCCGTTTCTGGTATGATGAAAGCCCAAGCGGAGATCAAGGAGGGACCGGTGGAATACAAGGCTGGCGATGTCGTCTGTGAAGGCTGGCAGGCCTATGACACGGAGAAGGAGGGCAAGCGCCCGGCCGTGCTCGTCATCCACCAGTGGACTGGCGTGAGTGATTACGAAAAGATGCGCGCCCGCATGCTGGCGGAACTGGGATACAACGTCTTGGTGGCGGACATCTATGGCAAGGGCGTGCGTCCGCAGAAGCCGGATGCGGCCAAGGAGGCTGGCAAGTACAAGCAGGACCGCGCGCTCTACCGTGAACGCATCAGCGCCGCGCTCGATGTGCTCTTCAAGGATCCCCGCACGGATGACACGCGCGTGGCGGCCATGGGTTACTGCTTCGGCGGCACTGGCGCGCTGGAGGCTGCCCGCAGCGGCGCTGCCCTGAAAGGTGTCGTGAGTTTCCATGGCAATCTCAACACCCCGACTCCGGATGATGCGAAGAACATCAAGGGCCAGGTGCTCGTGCTGCACGGCGCGGATGATCCCGTGGTGCCTCCGGCGGAAGTGGAAGGCTTCGAAAAGGAGATGAAGGGCCACAGCGTGAAATACTGGTTCGTCTCCTATCCCGGAGCGGTGCACAGCTTCACCCAAAAGGGTGCCGGCAACGACAACTCCAAGGGCTCCGCGTACAATGCGGATGCGGATGAGAAGTCGTGGAAGGAGATGAAGGACTTCCTCGAGAAGATCCTGAAGTAGCCAATTGTCACGTCAACCCACCGTGGGCGGCGGTGGCGGTGGCGGCTGCATGGGTGGTGGCAGTGTCTTCCATCCATGCGAGAGAAAATACAACCGCGTGGGTGTCTGACACCAAAAGATCAGCAGGACGACGGAAGGTACCAGGCAGCAGGGTAGCCCAAGAATCAGCACTGCCAGTCCCACGCCCCAGCTGGACGGCTTGGCTTGAATAAAAGCACAGGCGAGCATGAAAATGCCGACCGCTAACAAGAAAACTACGACCCCCCAGTCACTCTCGTCCACTGGCTCCGTGTCGCCCTCCGGTCTCAGTCCCAGTTTGTAGTCCCAGCCCGTCACTTTGATTAGACCAAACAGGGCCATGAAAAGGGCGAAGGCGGCGCAAAATCCGGTGAAAATCCTGAAGGCGGTGACGACCCCTGGAGTCCCGTAGGACAGAGGTTGCGGTGGGGCAGGCTGCATCGGCGGCGGCCAGGAGGACGGTTGCATGCGCGACTATGAATCACGTCGTTCGCCCGCAACAATAGAAAATGCCTCAAGGAAGGGCGGTGGCCCCATGTTCAATGACATGCGGCATGCTCTATTTTCCTTTTTCCTTGAAGGCTCCCGATTCCCAGTCCTTCTCCGAGATTTTATCGTCGAATGGGTAGGGAAGCTTGGCCCCATCGACGAGCCAGCCCCGGTAGCGCGTCAAAGGCTCCTTGCTCGCGAAGTCGGTGATGGATTCACCATCGCGCTTCAACTCGTCGCCACTCAGGTAGTAGTTACCCCGTTCTATCCGGGCGTAGCTGGCGACCTTGTCCTTGGTGTCCAGGATCAAGATGAAACAGTGGCCTCTTGCAGGCGGATATTCCGAGCCCTTGGCTGATGATCGCAGGAAGAACGCCGTGGCCAGCACATAGCGTTTCCCAAATCGCTCGAGTGAGCCCAGGTAATCGACTGTCTTGAGATGGTAGGAGTATTCCTTTCCATCTTGGACGCTCTTGTGGGAGGTGAGTTCGTCGATCTCTGACTTCTCAAGCGCTGCTACGATACGGGAAAGCACGCGGGGTTCGTCGAGCAT
Protein-coding regions in this window:
- a CDS encoding monovalent cation:proton antiporter-2 (CPA2) family protein, yielding MHLESFLAQAFIYLLAAVVSVPVAKRLGMGSVLGYLIAGALIGPFAMGFIGKEGQDVMHFAEFGVVMMLFLVGLELQPKLLWRLRGPVLGMGGAQVLGTGAVIALAGWAMQYPGKQAIAAGLILAMSSTAIALQSLAEKGLMKTNAGQSSFAILLFQDLAVIPLLAVLPLLSSHAAKPEAEHAHGHGFAENLPGWQQALLTFGAVALIVGGGRYLIRPIFRYIAKTQLREMFTATALLLVVGTALLMQAVGLSAALGTFLAGVVLAESEFRHELESDLEPFKGLLLGIFFIAVGASIDFALVASQPGEIALWIAGMVLLKGIVLFLVARFSGLCLPESLLMACALSQGGEFCFVLFSVAQSGGALPGALANKLTAVVALSMAVTPILLLIYEKLLHPRLQKRENEREADAIPETDNPVLIAGYGRFGHIVGRLLAVNGIESTVLDLDSEQVDFLRRMGMKLFYGDASRLDLLHSAGAAKAKLFILAIDDEEKSLKIIETVKHQFPHLTILARASGRLHAYEMVRRGAHYIYRETLGSSLDLGTEALRLLGIPAHEAHHAAKKFRDFDEGNIRCMAEVWFEHKDGDEYVNAARDQIAEMEKLFAVDAEVRERPTDEAWDTESLRREALGEEDSAPNS
- a CDS encoding NAD(P)H-dependent oxidoreductase → MKRILVLFAHPRLRRSRIQRALADAVRDMEGVTFHDLYEAYPDFYINVPREQELLAQHDIIICQHPFYWYSTPAILKQWEDLVLEHGWAYGQGGTALCDKWWMHVMSTGGSAETYCCAGQNRYTIRQLLAPLEQTAMLCGMTFLPPLVVHSSFRISDLELHEHARQYRLLLQKLRDGQLTAADLLGADTLNLEL
- a CDS encoding dienelactone hydrolase family protein, encoding MKTRHFLFGCALTAALSVSGMMKAQAEIKEGPVEYKAGDVVCEGWQAYDTEKEGKRPAVLVIHQWTGVSDYEKMRARMLAELGYNVLVADIYGKGVRPQKPDAAKEAGKYKQDRALYRERISAALDVLFKDPRTDDTRVAAMGYCFGGTGALEAARSGAALKGVVSFHGNLNTPTPDDAKNIKGQVLVLHGADDPVVPPAEVEGFEKEMKGHSVKYWFVSYPGAVHSFTQKGAGNDNSKGSAYNADADEKSWKEMKDFLEKILK